In Chryseobacterium gotjawalense, the following are encoded in one genomic region:
- a CDS encoding ISAon1 family transposase N-terminal region protein — translation MLNETEVLKFLLPEFLIDHFEIVKFEEVSKVLHLYFEEKNTIPKEFSSLTLQSKGFLPEIMVDDFPLRGKSVKLHIKRRRWTDVKSANIIQRDWNLIAKGTRMTHDFAEFLKKISRY, via the coding sequence ATGCTAAATGAAACAGAAGTCCTCAAATTTTTATTACCTGAATTTTTAATTGACCATTTTGAGATTGTGAAATTCGAAGAAGTAAGTAAAGTGCTACATCTTTATTTTGAAGAAAAAAATACGATTCCAAAGGAGTTTTCTTCTCTTACTTTGCAGTCAAAGGGTTTTCTGCCGGAAATAATGGTAGATGATTTTCCACTGCGCGGAAAGTCCGTGAAACTGCATATCAAACGCCGAAGATGGACGGATGTAAAATCCGCAAACATTATTCAAAGAGACTGGAATCTCATCGCCAAAGGAACTCGCATGACACATGATTTTGCGGAGTTCTTAAAAAAAATCAGCCGATACTAA
- a CDS encoding ISAon1 family transposase — protein MYGVNGKKFQRQYKKSISDFKDWDQKQHAEDWILYTENLSDQLSLDEVALSDGELYTVLTSKKAKGKKGSIVAIIKGTQSDKVIEQILKISRKFRQKVKEITLDMAGSMKLIAKRCFPNAIQVIDRFHVQKLATEALQDLRIQHRWQAIELENNCLTEAKEKKKTPEIEIFENGDTRKQLLARSRYLLYKTREKWTSTQNERAQILFSHYPDLEKAYNLSDGLRKIYNQNIQKSVAILKLAHWFKEVEECGFKSFSVLMKTIMNHYNDILNYFDQRSTNASAESFNAKIKNFRLQLRGVRDKSFFLFRLSKIFA, from the coding sequence ATGTATGGCGTAAATGGAAAGAAATTTCAAAGACAATATAAAAAAAGCATCAGCGATTTTAAAGACTGGGATCAAAAACAACACGCTGAAGACTGGATCTTATATACTGAAAACCTCTCTGACCAGCTTTCTTTAGATGAAGTCGCTCTTTCAGACGGGGAATTATACACCGTTCTTACTTCCAAGAAAGCGAAAGGCAAAAAAGGAAGCATCGTAGCCATTATTAAAGGTACTCAAAGCGATAAAGTCATTGAACAGATTCTGAAAATCAGCAGAAAATTCCGACAGAAAGTTAAAGAGATCACGCTCGACATGGCAGGTTCAATGAAACTCATTGCCAAAAGATGTTTTCCCAATGCCATTCAGGTCATCGACCGTTTTCATGTTCAGAAGCTCGCCACAGAAGCATTGCAAGACCTCAGGATACAACATCGGTGGCAAGCCATTGAATTGGAAAACAACTGTTTGACAGAAGCAAAAGAAAAGAAGAAAACTCCTGAAATTGAAATTTTTGAAAATGGTGATACCAGAAAGCAACTCTTGGCAAGAAGCCGATACCTACTCTACAAGACCAGGGAAAAGTGGACATCAACACAAAATGAAAGAGCGCAAATACTGTTCTCTCACTATCCTGATTTAGAAAAAGCGTATAATTTATCAGACGGGCTGAGGAAAATTTACAATCAAAATATTCAAAAGTCTGTAGCAATCCTAAAATTAGCACATTGGTTCAAAGAAGTAGAGGAATGTGGGTTTAAATCATTTTCAGTACTCATGAAGACCATTATGAATCATTACAATGACATTCTCAATTATTTTGACCAAAGAAGCACCAATGCGTCGGCCGAATCTTTTAATGCGAAAATAAAAAACTTCAGATTACAACTTCGAGGGGTAAGAGACAAATCATTTTTCCTTTTCAGATTATCCAAAATTTTTGCGTAG